The uncultured Celeribacter sp. genome includes the window GCCCCGCGTGCTTTCCGCTGTGGTTCTGATTGCGCTTGGGCTGGGCGCGGTTCTGTCGGGACATGCCGCTTTTCGCGGTCTGGTTGTGGTCGCCGGTTTGATCGGCGTCTGGGAACTCTCGAACATGTACCGGCTTAAAAAGGCGGCCTTCGGGTTCAATGCCGGCGATGCTCTTGCACTGTTGGGTTATGGGGGGATGCTGCTCTTGGGCTGTCTGGGCCTGCTGAAACTCTCCGCCGAAGGCGGGCGGGTGGTTCTGATCTACGCCATCGCGCTGGTGGTGGTGACCGACACGCTTGGTTATCTGGTCGGCAAAACATTGGGCGGGCCGAAATTCTGGCCCCGGATCAGTCCCAAGAAAACCTGGTCAGGCGTGCTTGGCGGTTGGATCGGCGTCGGCTTTCTGGCGCATTGGTATCATCATCTGATGCCCGACGGCTTCGTGCGCCTGTGGTTTCTCGTGACGGCGTCGATTGCTCTGGCCTTTGCCTCCCAGTTGGGGGATATCTTGGAAAGTGCGCTCAAGCGCCGGATGGGGGTCAAAGACAGCTCCAACATCATTCCGGGGCACGGCGGCGTGCTGGACCGGTTTGATGCGCTGCTGGCGCTGGGCGCGCTCTACTATCTGCTGGCCCTGATCTTCAGTTAAACAGGCATATTCAAGGCATCTGTCATGCGACGCATTTCCATCTTTGGGGCAACCGGGTCCATTGGACAATCCACGATCGATCTCATTCGGCGGGACCGCGAGCGCTACAAGTTGGTGGCCCTGACGGGCGGGCGCAATATCGACCGGCTGGCACAAGACGCGCGCGATCTGGGGGCTGAGGTCGCTGTGACCGCCCATGACGAGTTGTTGCCGGATCTGAAGGTGGCCCTGTCAGGCAGCGGCGTGCAGGCCACGGCTGGGCGTCATGCGCTGTTGGAAGCGGCAGAACGCGAGGCTGATTGGATCATGTCTGCGATTGTCGGTTCTGCCGGGCTGGCGCCGGGGCTGCATGCGCTCAAACATGGCACCACCTTGGCGCTAGCCAATAAGGAAAGCCTTGTGACCGCCGGGCCATTGCTGCTGAGTTCGGCGCAAAGCCATGGTGCGCGGGTCTTGCCAGTCGACAGCGAGCATTCTGCTGTGTTTCAGGCGCTTGTCGGCGAAGACCACTCCGAGGTTGAGCGGGTCATCATCACGGCCTCTGGCGGCCCGTTTCGCGACTGGAGTCTGGATCAAATCAAAGGTGCGACGCTGGCACAGGCCAGTACGCATCCGTCCTGGGACATGGGGCAACGGATTACGATCGACAGTGCGTCTATGTTTAACAAGGCGATGGAAGTTATTGAGACAAAGGAATACTTTGGATTTTCGCCTGAGCAGATCGAGGTTCTGGTTCACCCTGGATCTTATGTGCATGCGCTGGTGGGGTTTCGCGATGGGGCGTTGATGGCGCATCTGGGCGCGCCGGATATGCGCCATGCCATCGGCTATGCGCTGCATTGGCCGGAGCGCCGCGATCTGCCGGTGGAACGGTTAGATCTGGCGCGCGTCGGCCAGTTGCGTTTCGAGGCGCCCGATCCGTTGCGTTTCCCGGCCTTGCGGCTGGCGCAAGAGGTGATGGAGATCGGCGGGCTGGCCGGGGCGGTGTTCAACGCGGCGAAAGAGGCCGCTCTGGATCTGTTCATTGCCGAGCGCATAGGATTTCTCGATATGGCGCAGCACGTCGAGCGGGTGCTCAACGAGATGTCAGCGGGCGTGAGCCTGCGCGTCAACGCGTTGAGCTTGGAGAATGTGCTGGAAGCCGATACAGAGGCACGGGCGCGCGTGTTCGCGCATCACGGCACGATTGCAGGATGACGAAAAGGACGCAGGGCGTATGGATTTGAGCAGCCTTTTGAACAGCTTGGGTGGCACAGCTTACACGCTTGTGGTCTTTGTCGTGGCGCTGTCGGTTATTGTGACCGTGCATGAATACGGCCATTACATCGTCGGGCGCTGGAGCGGGATCAAAGCCGAGGTGTTTTCTATCGGCTTTGGCAAGGCGTTGTGGTCGCGGGTCGATAAACGGGGCACCCGCTGGCAGATCGCGGCCTTGCCCTTTGGAGGCTATGTGAAATTCGCAGGCGACGCCAATGCCGCCTCGGCGCCGGATCCGCATGCGGTGGACGGGCTGTCACCGGAAGAGGCGCGCCACACGATGCCCGGGGCGCCGCTCTGGGCGCGGGCAGCCACTGTGGCGGCCGGTCCTGTGTTCAATTTCATCTTTTCTTTCATCATCTTCACGGGCTTTATTCTGGCAACGGGTCAGGTTGGCGAAAAGCTGACGGTCGACACGGTGCGGGATATGCCGATGCAGACCGGCCTGCAGTCGGGCGATGAAATCCTGGCCATCGACGGTCAGCCTGTGCCTGCGATGGAGCAGTTCTATGATTTCCTCGATGCGCTGCCACAGGATGCGCGGATGGGTTATACCGTGCGGCGCGATGGGCAGGAGGTTACGGTCGAAGGCCCGCATCCGCAGCCGGTTGTAATTGCCGGGATTTCGCCGAAATCCGCCGCGGGCGATGCCGGACTGAAGGTCAACGATGTGATCACCGCGGTGAATGGCGAGGTTGTGAACACCTTTCGGGAATTGCAGACCTATGTGACCAGTCATGACGGGGCGGCGATGGATCTGACGATCTGGCGTCCGACAGCGTCCGGGGGCGAAACGTTTGAGACCACCCTTGAGCCACGCCGTCGCGACTTGCCTTCGGCAGAGGGCGGCTTTGAAACCCGTTGGCTGATTGGGATCACCGGCGGGATGCTTTTCACGCCGGGGACCGAACCGGTCGGCCTGTGGGAGGCCGCGCAGTATGGCGTTCAAAGCGTCTGGGGCATCGTCTCCATGTCGGTGTCCGGCATGTACAATATGATCATCGGGACAATTTCTGCCTGCAATCTATCCGGTCCGGTCGGGATTGCCGAAACAGCTTCGACCATGGCGTCGCAGGGGACGTCGTCCTTCAT containing:
- the dxr gene encoding 1-deoxy-D-xylulose-5-phosphate reductoisomerase, with product MRRISIFGATGSIGQSTIDLIRRDRERYKLVALTGGRNIDRLAQDARDLGAEVAVTAHDELLPDLKVALSGSGVQATAGRHALLEAAEREADWIMSAIVGSAGLAPGLHALKHGTTLALANKESLVTAGPLLLSSAQSHGARVLPVDSEHSAVFQALVGEDHSEVERVIITASGGPFRDWSLDQIKGATLAQASTHPSWDMGQRITIDSASMFNKAMEVIETKEYFGFSPEQIEVLVHPGSYVHALVGFRDGALMAHLGAPDMRHAIGYALHWPERRDLPVERLDLARVGQLRFEAPDPLRFPALRLAQEVMEIGGLAGAVFNAAKEAALDLFIAERIGFLDMAQHVERVLNEMSAGVSLRVNALSLENVLEADTEARARVFAHHGTIAG
- a CDS encoding phosphatidate cytidylyltransferase — encoded protein: MSAPLPDPEIAPKKSKWRDLLPRVLSAVVLIALGLGAVLSGHAAFRGLVVVAGLIGVWELSNMYRLKKAAFGFNAGDALALLGYGGMLLLGCLGLLKLSAEGGRVVLIYAIALVVVTDTLGYLVGKTLGGPKFWPRISPKKTWSGVLGGWIGVGFLAHWYHHLMPDGFVRLWFLVTASIALAFASQLGDILESALKRRMGVKDSSNIIPGHGGVLDRFDALLALGALYYLLALIFS
- the rseP gene encoding RIP metalloprotease RseP, translated to MDLSSLLNSLGGTAYTLVVFVVALSVIVTVHEYGHYIVGRWSGIKAEVFSIGFGKALWSRVDKRGTRWQIAALPFGGYVKFAGDANAASAPDPHAVDGLSPEEARHTMPGAPLWARAATVAAGPVFNFIFSFIIFTGFILATGQVGEKLTVDTVRDMPMQTGLQSGDEILAIDGQPVPAMEQFYDFLDALPQDARMGYTVRRDGQEVTVEGPHPQPVVIAGISPKSAAGDAGLKVNDVITAVNGEVVNTFRELQTYVTSHDGAAMDLTIWRPTASGGETFETTLEPRRRDLPSAEGGFETRWLIGITGGMLFTPGTEPVGLWEAAQYGVQSVWGIVSMSVSGMYNMIIGTISACNLSGPVGIAETASTMASQGTSSFIWFIAMLSTAIGMLNLFPVPVLDGGHLVFYAYEAVRGKPLPDRAVGVMMTVGLVLIMSLMVLGLTADLFCV